The genomic segment CCAGGTCGATGTCCTCGCGCCGGCGCCCGTGGCGCTCGGCGCCGGCCAGCACGTGCTCCCACGCGCGGCCGAGGGCCTCGGCGCCCAGCCGGTGGCGCGCGGAGGCCGAGTACACCAGCGGGACCCAGCCGTCGGCCAGGCGCCCGGCGCGGTCGAGCACGCGCAGCGCGGCGGCCGACGGCGCGCCGGCCCGGTCCAGGGCCTGGCCGGGCGAGAACGCCGCGATCCAGATCGGGGGGCCGCCGTCCTGGGCCGGCGCCGGGCTGACGTGGGTCCCGTCGAGCTCCCAGAAGCGCCCCGAGCGCGTCACGGGCTCGGCCGTCCACAGCGCGCGCATGACCTCCAGGGCCTCCTCGAAGCGAGGGCCGCGCTCGGCGGGGTCCAGGCCCAGCACCGCGAACTCCGGCCCGTTCCAGCCGACGCCGGTGCCGAGGATCACCCGGCCCTCCGACAGCACGTCGAGGCTCGCGACGGCCTTGGCCAGCGGCACGGGGTGGCGGAACGGCACGACGATGACGAGCGTGCCGAGGCGCACCGTCGTGGTGCACGCCGCCAGCGCGGCCAGCGTGGTGAACGGCTCGAGCATCGACGCCGCGTACACCTCGCGGCCGTCGGCGTCGCGCGCGGAGGCGAGCATGC from the Baekduia soli genome contains:
- a CDS encoding LLM class flavin-dependent oxidoreductase, with amino-acid sequence MPPAAFHVRPPGWLGPRAGGAFAALRTWAQEAERLGFDGIFVGDRMLASARDADGREVYAASMLEPFTTLAALAACTTTVRLGTLVIVVPFRHPVPLAKAVASLDVLSEGRVILGTGVGWNGPEFAVLGLDPAERGPRFEEALEVMRALWTAEPVTRSGRFWELDGTHVSPAPAQDGGPPIWIAAFSPGQALDRAGAPSAAALRVLDRAGRLADGWVPLVYSASARHRLGAEALGRAWEHVLAGAERHGRRREDIDLVFSDWGYVLTDGASRRRCEQALAGFFAGDWADALRTYSIGTAEEVVERIRRDTASVDHVDAYVFTPLDPDPEQLGLLAEHVAPALRAG